One Callithrix jacchus isolate 240 chromosome 4, calJac240_pri, whole genome shotgun sequence genomic window, AGTTCCTGCCCTCCCTCACCTCCTGGCTGTTGGGCAGGTCCCCACCTCCACGGTGCAGGAGGAAAGGGGGCACACCAGGCAACCCAGGACGAAGAAAGAGACAGTCAGCAGCTGCGTCATCTGGGAGGGTCAGGGAGGCATATGGGTGATCTGTCAGCACCGCCATTGCCTGGAGGAAAGAGGAAGTATTGGAGTCTCAGAACCTCTCCACAACTGAGTCTGCCTGCTCAGCCATCACTAAGGGCTGGGGACAGACTGACATTTGTGGAATAATAATGACAGTAAGCACATAGGGCTTACTATGTCAGACATTAAGTACTTTAGCTACCTTTGTTAATTTCCACCTTGGAATCACATGCAGTTATTTTCAACCCCCTACCCTGCCCCAGTTCCTCCCCTCATCTGTCCTCTCCATTCTTAGAGTCACAGTTTAGGTGCCACCTTTGGGGTTTTCTGAAACTCTGAAAGAGCAAATTAATCACCCCTTTTCTCAGTCCCGCTGTTGTAACTTCTTATTTACTCGTGTGTTCTTTCATATAAGATGGACAGCCCaatgagggcaggggctggggctaATTTCCTAAGCCTCCTACCTCCCTACCTCCCAGGCCCAGAGTCGCGCCCACTTTCGTTGGCCCCTCCCCCTCCTTACCCTGACAGCCTTTTGGGCAGCGTCACTGCTGCCTGCCACAACAGTGCGAGGTCCCCCCATGCCACAAAGACCGCGCAGGTGGGAAGGACCCGAGACTGGCACAGTGGAGACGGCGAAATCCTAGGGAGAGCGAGGGGAGGTATTCAGGGGCGCGGGAGGGGTGATGGGATACCCTCAAATATAGGCTGCTCTCGGCCTCTCATTCCTCATCGGGCTCCCAGGCCCTTCCGACCCCCACCTGCACCCCGCTCCCTCCCGAGGCTGGTCCCGCTCCGCACCCGGAACGTGTCCGCCACGATCTCAGCTCCTCGGTGATTGGTCCATTTGGAAAGGCCTACGAAAAACTCCCGGCCTGAGTCCGGGAGGCCGCGGAGGTTTGAGGGCAGCAGTGAGTTGGAGACAAGGCTCGAGACAGCCGAGTCTCCCAAACTCTACTTCCCTGTGCCAAGACCCCGGGGTGCCGCCACCCCAGCCTCACCGGTAAAGAGAACGTCAGTGCCATCCAGCGTGGCATTCTCGTCTCCTATTTCCACAATTCGGAGCCCCAGGTCCTGGAGGGCTTTGCGGACTCCATCGACCTTAGGGTAGGAGAAGAAGGCAGGGTGCTGAGACACCCCCATCCCCAAATCTTTCCCAAAGCCCCGACATCCAgctcctcctgcccttccccatACCACACCTGCGCCGTGGCGCTCACCTCACCTCTGGCCTACGAGCAGGGCTCCACGGCCGCGTGATTAGGGCCGTGTCCCCTTGGATCACGGCCGTGTCACCAAGCAGTGGTCCCAGCGGCAACGACTCCTCAGGTGGCAGTTCTAGCAGCTGTAGCCCCAGTCGCTGCCTCAGTTTACCTCCCAGCACCCCGTGCTCCCTTTGAGCTTTGGCCAGATCCAGAGCGGGAAGGCCAGCCCCTGCACCTTCCCCCGACGCAAGGCTCTCTGGGACTCCCCGGATCAGGGCATGGGAGCAGCGGCCCAGCCCCTCCCCCGGCGTCCCCATCCCATCCACACAGACGCCCCTCCAACCGTTCGGatttcttagttttcttgtttcttcacCTGTCTGGGAGAACAAACAGAAAGGcgggagacagagaaaaagacatGCAGACAAGGGCGTTGGGGGCTAAGAGTGCCCAGGTCTTCCTCCTGCCATCTCTGGGCGTCCCTCCCACCCCGCCCAACCCCCTCTAGACCTTCCCCTCCTGTCGACTCCACTCTACCCAGCACCCTCAGGAGTCAGATTCTTTAAGAGGAGTCTGAGGAACAAGGGTAGGATCTCTAATCTCCAAAACACCTGTTGCCCCTGCTCGGGGGCTTCGTGAGGTCCCTGCCGGGCGCCCCTCTTGGCAGCCACTAGGATGCGCTCACTCCCCAAAAATGCAGCGGCCCCGCCCCCTTAACCCTCAGCTGCTCGCTACCATGGGGACCAGAAGTCCGGCCCGGGACCCGCAGGGGTTATGGGACAGAAGGAGAAAGCTGGAGAATCAGGGGCTGGGGGATGGAAGTCCTGAATGCCCGAACGAGGGAGAGATGGGGGCAGGGAGCTAGGAATTACAGCCTAAGGAGTTAAGCATCCTCTCTCCGTCCTGGTCGGTCAAGCTGCCCCTAGCGCGACCTAGTATAAACCAGACCGAGTCCCGGAGGACTGGGAGAGGTCTAAAACGAAATGCGAGGGGCGGGGAAACAGGGGGCGTGGTTCCGGGGAGCTGGCGCCACTCCCGGCTCCAGGACCCGGTCCCCCGTCTACGTCCCAAAGTCCACCCCGCCTAGCTCCGCGCCCAAATGCCGGCTCCCCATCCTCTCTGTCCGGTGCAGGCATGGGCCCGGCACCCCCAAACTCCGGCTCCCAAACGGTTCAGGTCTCCCCACCCAAGACTCACCTCCAGCGGCCACCCCCACTCCTGTCGCGCTGAGATCTCGGCTGGGGCCCCACCCCCCCGAGAACAGAGTTGGTGGAGAAGGGATTCCCCGTCTTCAAGCTCGGGGACTGGGAGCTCAGGCTATTGGTGGGGGGGGGGTTCTAGGGTAGGCGAGCTCAAATAGTAAGATGGGGCGGGGACGCGACGGTCTGGCGGCTCCGGGGCATTGTCTAAGCGGGACGGGGCGGGGATTCTGCGGGCCACGCCCATTCCGCCCTGCTAAGCCTCGCCCATTCCACCCAGACTGCGCCCCCCTTGCCAGAAATCGGCACCGCCCAGCAAGGGCTGCCCAGGCCCACCCAGATCTGGCCGGCCCTGGCGGCGGGGCTGCAAACGCGGCGTAGACCTCAGAACAGCACTAGGGCGGACCGGCATGAAAAATAGCAGACCCACCACAAACATCTCCCTTCTTAATTCCTGGCTCCGGCCCTGAGCTCAAGATCACTGACCCACCCCTCATTCCATGTCACCCACACTTCAACCCCCGCTTTGTGTAAAAACACTTGATTTTTATTCTGTACTTTATTACTGAAATATGTTGTCCTACCCATCCCACCCCACAAAAAAATCTCACCCAGGTCCCCCATTTCTTTCCCTCACCCCCCTTCCACCACACCATCCCAGAACAAGTGCTCCAGGATTCCCTTTCCACTGGCCATTTTGGAGTGTGTCCATTGGGTAGCAATGTGGAAACCACCAGGAAAAAATGGTGAGAAAATGGTGGGGGTTGACGGAGTCCCAGGAGGGGCTTATTTGAGGGCCTTGGCCACTTGCTCATAGGCGAGCTCAATTTCCTCATCATCTGGACAGGTGGAGGCGAATTCTTCCCTTGCGTAGGCATTGCTCAAGTACCGATGCACTCCCCGGAAGGCCTCAGGGATAGTGAATCCCCTGTATTTCTTACATACCACCTGAGGATGGGGAGAGGAGTGGGACCAAGACGTTAGCCCAGGGAAGCCACCTTGACTGCTACACTGGCCTGTCCCTTCTCCCCAGCCTACATGATAAAACCAGCTCAACCCCGCAGTCTTGTACTGTCTCCAGCCCTCCTTTTCACATACTGAAATCCTGGCCTTTCATTACCAACcatttttcttgagtttttaaaagttgagatataattcacatataaaaTTCTCCTCTTGAATTTCCACAGTGACTTTTCCCCCCATACCTCTTCAGGTACTGAAGCAAGTGACTTTGGTCTCTATTATTTttcatctgactttttttttttttttttgagacagagtcttgctctgtctccaggctggagggcaatggcgcgatctcggctcactgcaacctctgcctcccaggttcaagcgattctcctcctcggcctccccgagtagctgggattacaggtgcctaccaacATGagtggctaagttttgtatttttattttattttcaccatgttggccaggctggtctcggattcccaacctcaggtgatctgcccgcctcagcttcccaaagtgttgggattacaggcgtgagccaccacgcccagcccatctGACTTTTCATCATATATTcgtggtttctttttctttttttttttttttttgagacagagtctggctttgtcacccaggctggagtgcaagtggcgcaatctcaactcactgcaatctccacctcccaggttcaagtgattctcttgcttcagcctcctgagtagctgggactacagacacgtgccacaattccccgctaattttttgtattttagtagagatgggctttcactatgttagccagaatggtcttaatctcctgacctcatgatctgcctgcctcgacctcccaaagtgctgggattacaggcgtgagctgctgttcCTAATCTTCATCATATATACTTAACTTTCATGTGAATATTTTATTGTCTCAGATTTCAACCCTTTGAGAGCAAGGACCAATCACCATACACTTGTGTATCTTTCATGCTTAGTACATAGATGTTCACTACACAGTAGTGTGGCAGACTGATGTCAGGCCCATGTTGTACAAACTAAACCATAGCTTTGAGGCTATGACAAAAACACAGGAATCAGCAGTTTTGATCTTCCACAAGAGGAAGTGAACACTGAAGCTATAAAGAAAGTTACAGCTTTGACTTTAGGAAAAGCCTGCTCTGTCTAATCTGGGAATTTGGCATTGTACCGAGACAGGAAGAGAATTCTTCAAAAGTAATCATGGGATGTATTCCTCTTGGCCAGTCTCTTTCTACCCATGGCTTATATCATGGAATATAATGATCTCAACCAGTGGTCTTGACAGCAATGACTGCCACAAAGGACTGGGGTGGGGTCTGCCATTGGTAGCAATCTATGAAAACCACCCTAAGAAAGAGGCCTTCTTTAGAGTGGTTGTCAGGGGAAGCCCATGTTTGAGCTCCTTAAAGAGCGAATCCCAGTGGTCATCCTTTCCTCCCATAATAACCACACACCTGTACTATGTGTAGCTTTGGCAacaggttgcagtcagccagggTGAGCTCATTGCCATCCAGAAACTTCCTCTGAGAGATGCCCTCATCTTCAGCACTGGTTTCATCCACTTCTTCTGGGAGGGGGGATGTTAAGTAATTGTCTAAAACCTTCAGGGCTTTCAGGAGTCCCTTCTCCAGATCTGTGCAAGAGAGGGAATTGATTAGAACTTCAGGAAAAGATTGACATAATCTGAGAAGGCCCATTGGGTGTGGATACTTACGGTGAgtccaaaataataatagttaacacTCACGTAGTTACTTTTCTATGTGTTACACTAAgcactttccattttatttaatttttttagatggaatctcgctcgattgcccaggctgaagtgcagtggcatgatcccagctcactgcaacctctgcctcccagattcatgtgattatcttgcctcagcctcctgagtagctgggattacaggtgcctgccaaaacacatggataatttttgtatttttttttttttagtagagaccagctatgttgaccagggtggtctccaactcctaacctcaggtgatctgctccccttggcctcccaaagtgagcactttacattttaaaaactcattatcaccaggcacagtgactcaagcctgtaatcccagcactttgggaggctgaggtggatggatcacctgaggtcaggagttcgagaccagcctggccaacatggtgaaaccccgtctctactaactacaaaaattagctgggcatggtgacacacatctgtaatcccagctacttgggaagctgaggcaggagaatcacttgaaccaggaggcagaggctgcagtgagccaagatcatgccactgcactccagcctgggcaacagagtaagactccatctcaaaaaaaaaattttttttttggatctgGAAATGGACTTACAGAAAGGTGAAATGAATGCTTAAAGTTATACAGCTAGTTGGATTTGTACTCAGGTAATCTGGATGTAGAGTGATGATTGTTCTTAAGCACAACTCTATTCTGACAGGAAATAGGCCAGCAGCCAACTAATGTCCCCCTGGGGCAGAAGAGGCTAGGGAACAAATGAGAAAGGTTTAAAAGTCTTGGCCAATGAAAATTCAGGGAAATATAGAGGTAAAGGAAAAATGGGAAGCTGGGGGAGATTTACCAACATCTGTTTCATCTCCCTATATCTGAACTTCCAGGTGTCCCTAATGTCTCCCACCCACTGGGTCCTCTCTATTCCTCCCAGGACCCAGGCCTCTGACCCACAAGACTCACTATCATTGAGTGCTGGGTTTGAATTCTTGATGTAGGCAGAAAATTTGGCAAATATGTCCAGCCCAGCTGTGTTGGACTCAGGGTTCAGAGCTGCCAGCTTGGGGTACCTGAAAGCCAATGGGAAAAATGAGGTCAGATGTTGTCCTGGGAGGAAGCTCAGCTagctcccctgccccagccccaccatcatctctgttttccatttctgcaaacTGTCTGTTTCCTACAATCTCCCTGTGCTGCTGCCTCTCCCCTTTCTGAGTGTCCCCATACCTGGGAGGGCATAGCACTGCCTCCAGAAATTCCTCAATCTTGTTGGTGTCTGTGTGCACTTCAGTGCCATACAGCAGGAATGGGAGCTGCCCTCCTGGGCACAGCTTCTGCACTGTCTCGGTCCGCCTGGAGAAAGGGCCAGGCATCAGGACTGGAAATGGGGGTCAGGGAGAACCAGAAAGTGGAGATGGAGGGATGTAGGATAAGAAAGGGACTCCAAGGAGGAGGGCAAAAATGTTCAAGATAGAAGGACTCAGGTGGGTGAGTGTGTGTttgcacacatgtatacacaagGGGTGTTTCAAGGAACAGAAGCAGGCCTACCTCTTGGTGTCAACTGTGGTAACGTTGAAGGTGACTCCCTTGAGCCACAGGACCATGAACAGTCTCTGGGAGAAGGGGCAGTTCCCAATCTTCGCCCCATCACTGCCAGCCTGAAAAGCAACCCCAGCCCAAAGTTATGCCTGGTGCACCCCATCCACCCCCAGGCCAGTCTCTGCACTTCCACTCCCAGACCAGCTGCTTTCTGCCTAGTCATGACGCATACACTCTCCCCTCACTGTGGACTCTTTGCCCTTGGGCCTGAGTCAAACCTAAATCAGATCAATGGGAAATTTTTTTGCAAAGGCAGGCTTCTGGTTCCCCAGAGACTGAGGACAGTGGGAGGGAGGTAGAGGGAAGAGGTCCTCGAGAACTTGGAGGATCTGAATCCTACCCTAGTGAGGGAAGTGTGTGGAACTTCAGTGAGGCCAGAGTTGTAGGCCAGAAGCCTGGATTTCTGGGTTCCCGAAGGAAGCAGAGTCTCTAGACAGGAGAGGTTTGGGAGCCAGAGCTCTAGAGATGTGGAGGGCCCTACAGAGGGGGACTGCCCTCTGATTAGCAAGTGGTGACCTCATTGGCCCAAGGGACACCTCCCCCTAAGCTGAGGGTGattcatctctctgtctctggccTCAGCAGCTTCCTTCCTGTCAAGGAAGTGGGGGAAGGGACCTGTGAGGATGAGGCCTGGGCAGCTAAGGCTACCCCTGAACCCGCTGCCAGGGCCTCCCAGCACAAGTCCTCTTAATGCAGATAACCATCCTCTCACAGGACACAGGGCCAGAATCTCTGCGGCACAGCCTCACCCAGGAGTAAAAATAGCCCCAGAGGCGAGTGTGAGAGTGAGGTGGGGACCACACCTAAGTGGGCGGACCCAGGCACACTCTGACTTCCCCAGCCCAGGGAGAGGGAATGGCTGCCCAAGACACCCAAGcagaagggagagggagacacAGGCAGAGACACAAAGATGAGAGGAACAAAAGGGTCCCGGGAAgtggaaagaaaggcagcaggaaagtggagggtggggagacaTTTGTGCCAACAGGGAGACACAAATGGAGCAGGGAGAAGAGGACGCTGTtacagaagggagggaggggcacaGACAGGAGGTCCCGAGGCTGGGGAAAGAATGCAGCAGCGGTAGGGAGGGGAGCAGCCGCTAGAGTCGGAGGGGAGCCAGGCGACGCCGAGAAGCCTGCTGCCTGCAGTTTTGGTACCCAAATGCCAAAGGACCATTTCTCTTCACCCACCGAAGAGAGCGGAGAGAGCTGGGGCAAATCTGCTTCTTCAACCCCCAAACCTCAAAATGCCCTAACCGAGCTCTCCTTCTGCCTGATCTCTCTCCCACCCATCCTAGTTGTAGCTACCTTAAACTCACGTCTCCTTGCCACCTCCCCTTCTGTCCCTTTCCCAAACCCGGGGGATATGCGATACCACCCCATCACCTCTCCAGCTCTGCTTTCTGAACTCCAATCCCAGTCTCCTGTTTTGTTCCATCCCTCCAAAGCTTCCCAGTTTACTTGCTCTCACTCTCAGGCCTCCCTCAACAcacccagccacacacacacacacccctcccctACTACACTACTCACCCTCAGATCTTAGAGGGCCACATGTCCTAACTGAGATTCCCCTCTGTCCTTTCTAAACTCTACgggcccccactgtcccttcatCAGCTCGCCCCGCCTCCCACCGCCGCAATCTCGCTTTTGGGAATTCTTTTTCTCTACTTCCCTTCCTTTAGGTTGCTAGAAACTTGCACTTTTTCAAACTTTTCAGGGTTGATTCTCTAATTCTTATTACCTGCTAACAAGTTAAGATCTTCCCCTCCCAAAACCACCCCTGAACCAAAGAGTGCACGTGGGATTCAGGGTGGGAGTCAAGGAGGGAAGGGATTGGGGAGTTAAGGCTGGACGGGGGGAAAGGTGAGAACTGGCTTCCAGGAATTTGGGTGCCTTTGGAGGGCAGTGTTCTTACCTTCACGAACAATTCGACCGGCGGTTGTTCTTCAGCCATGGTTGCGTCGGGGACCAGGAAGTGGCCGTCGCTGGGGGaactgggaggggctggggccggAGAAGGCGGGTCTTACACTCAGGGATTCTCTCCCCTAGACCCAGGGTTGTCCCTTCAGCGCAACACAAGCCCAATCAGACCCTGTTTGCTCTGAGACTCCCCACCAGTCCAACGCACCCCACACCCAGCTCCTCCAGCTCCGTCCCCTCCCGGGCTGGATCGGAGAGCCGCTGACTCACCGACCGGCCCCGCCCTGAACCTGGGGAGGGGACTGGAGAGGGGCGGGACTCGACGAGGTAGGGAGTGGGTCCGGAGGGAGAATCCTCGGATCTCCCACCGGATGGGGATGGGAGTGTTAGGGAGGAGTCCTGAAAACCTTGTTTCTCCGATCTCTCCTGAACACAGGActcttttctgcctcagtttccctgcttcATTAATCTGAGTATAACCCGACTGACCCTCATACAAAAAACGACGCTGACAGCTTGGGAACATCCATGAAGATCCAGGGATGGGATCTTGGAATGAAAGGTGTCGTTTAATCCTTCTGCATTTCTTCTGGATACCAATCCAAATTCTGGGTTGCCGGGGCTGTAGTCTGAGAGAAGAACTTGGAAGTGGAAGGCTGGGACTGGGAATGGTAACCGTTAGCTGTGCAGCCTGGGATTAGGGAAGAGGTATGCCAGCACTCCCTGAGCTGCCCAGGTGGTGTGTCTCAGTAGGTCCTGTGCCCCATACAGTCTACTGTCCCTGGGCCCAGCTCAGCACTAGGACTTGCCTAagagttgcagtccttgtggcctagacttgGGATCGCAGTAGAGTtaggggctgggcagggtggctcacgcctgtaatcccagcacgttaggaggccaaggtgggtggatcacttgaggtcaggggtttgagaccagcctggccaacatggtgaaaccccatctctactaaaatacaaaaatttgctgggcatggtgataggcacctgtaatcccagctactcaggaggctgaggcaggagaattgcttgaacctgggagttgaaattggcagtgagctgagatggtgccaatgcactccagcctgggtaacaagagcaaaagtctgtctcaaaaaaaaaaaaaaaagaaaaagaaaaagaaagtagagtTAGGGATGATAGGGATGGGAAGGGAGATGACCTAGTCTTGTGCTAAGGAAACAAGAAGCTGAGGTAAGGGGCTTTGTTGCAGGGGGAGGTCTATTCCTATAGCTTGGTCAGCTTTGTGCTTCCACTTATCCTTCCAACTGGGGCCCATTCCTGTGCCCTTTGTCCTCTTCTCACTGACAGGTTGCCTTGGAGATGGGGCAGAGGGGTGGGATTATCAAGGCCGGGATAGAGCTGCCACAATCCTGAGGTATGTGTGTGGGGTATGGGGTAGGGGTGTTGCTAGCTGGTCCTGTCATGGGGATAAAGCAAAGATTGGACAGAATAGTGTAAGTGGAGTCCTTGGGGacacctaaataaataaacagggaGGACACAGGAAGAGCAGCTCTCTCCTCAGTAACCTTGATTTCTATTAAACGTTTTATGATCTGCTGAAAAATAGCCCCATAATTCCAGCCTCCATATCCTGAATTTCTCTCCCGTCCAaccatctcttctctttcttcctcatcaCTCTCTGTCTAACAAAAGACCTACAGTTCCAGAAAACCATGGTGGAGTACAAGAACACAGAAGCAAAACAGGggttggctggtgcagtggcttacacctgtaattccagcactttgggaggctcaagagggcggatcacaaggtcaggagttcaagatcagcctgaccacacggtgaaaccccgtctctactaaaaatacaaaaattagctgggtgtgatggtgtgtgcctgtaatcccagttactcaggagactgaggcaagagaatcccctgaacccagaaggcagagattgcagtgagccgagatctcaccactgcattccagcctgggcaacagagcaagactccgtctcaaaaaagaaaacaaacaaacaaacaaaataaacagggCTTGAAACTTAAAGAAAGGGAGAGACTTGGGGGAGGAGTGGGGTGGAGTGACGTGATGTGTTGCTGGAAACCAGCAGTTGGTGGTTTCCTCTTGTGCTTCCTCTTCTGTGGGTTTCCTCCTGCCTGTGGGAGGGCCTTTTTCTCTCCTCCCAATAGAAGGGCTGTCTTTGGTGTTCATTCCCTTGAACTGTAACATCCTATAAGGATATAGAATGACtccatgactgtgtgtgtgtgaattcccTCCACGGTGACCCTCAAATCTGCACACAGACCCTTCCCACCGAGGGGAGGAGATCAAAGCAGCTCTACTTCTCAGGGTTCTCTCCTGTTCCAACTGGTCTGTGTCCGAGAGAAACCTCAT contains:
- the DDAH2 gene encoding putative hydrolase DDAH2 isoform X2 gives rise to the protein MGTPGEGLGRCSHALIRGVPESLASGEGAGAGLPALDLAKAQREHGVLGGKLRQRLGLQLLELPPEESLPLGPLLGDTAVIQGDTALITRPWSPARRPEVDGVRKALQDLGLRIVEIGDENATLDGTDVLFTGREFFVGLSKWTNHRGAEIVADTFRDFAVSTVPVSGPSHLRGLCGMGGPRTVVAGSSDAAQKAVRAMAVLTDHPYASLTLPDDAAADCLFLRPGLPGVPPFLLHRGGGDLPNSQEALQKLSDVTLVPVSCSELEKAGAGLSSLCLVLSTRPHS
- the DDAH2 gene encoding putative hydrolase DDAH2 isoform X1, coding for MLNSLGCEETRKLRNPNGWRGVCVDGMGTPGEGLGRCSHALIRGVPESLASGEGAGAGLPALDLAKAQREHGVLGGKLRQRLGLQLLELPPEESLPLGPLLGDTAVIQGDTALITRPWSPARRPEVDGVRKALQDLGLRIVEIGDENATLDGTDVLFTGREFFVGLSKWTNHRGAEIVADTFRDFAVSTVPVSGPSHLRGLCGMGGPRTVVAGSSDAAQKAVRAMAVLTDHPYASLTLPDDAAADCLFLRPGLPGVPPFLLHRGGGDLPNSQEALQKLSDVTLVPVSCSELEKAGAGLSSLCLVLSTRPHS
- the CLIC1 gene encoding chloride intracellular channel protein 1: MAEEQPPVELFVKAGSDGAKIGNCPFSQRLFMVLWLKGVTFNVTTVDTKRRTETVQKLCPGGQLPFLLYGTEVHTDTNKIEEFLEAVLCPPRYPKLAALNPESNTAGLDIFAKFSAYIKNSNPALNDNLEKGLLKALKVLDNYLTSPLPEEVDETSAEDEGISQRKFLDGNELTLADCNLLPKLHIVQVVCKKYRGFTIPEAFRGVHRYLSNAYAREEFASTCPDDEEIELAYEQVAKALK